From the Priestia koreensis genome, one window contains:
- a CDS encoding 2OG-Fe(II) oxygenase, which produces MTEHTMTKEQTIFDHKGRSIQTEDREIQIIARLEEPLVVVLGNVLSDEECDELIAVSTDNMKRSKIGSTRSVNDIRTSSGTFLDENESDIITIIEKRISSIMNIPIEHGDGLQILKYMPGQEYKEHYDFFASTSKASSNNRISTLVMYLNDVEEGGETYFPKLNFSVTPQKGMAVYFEYFYHDAHLNEQTLHAGLPVIKGEKWIATQWMRKQRFR; this is translated from the coding sequence ATGACAGAACATACAATGACGAAGGAACAAACCATTTTTGATCATAAAGGACGTAGCATTCAAACAGAAGACCGAGAAATTCAAATTATTGCGAGATTAGAAGAGCCGCTTGTAGTCGTGTTAGGAAATGTGCTAAGCGATGAGGAATGCGACGAATTAATTGCCGTTTCAACCGATAATATGAAGCGCTCGAAAATTGGATCTACTCGTTCTGTGAACGATATTCGAACAAGCAGTGGAACGTTTTTAGATGAAAACGAAAGCGATATCATTACCATCATTGAAAAACGAATTTCGTCTATTATGAACATCCCTATTGAACATGGTGATGGCCTACAAATACTAAAGTATATGCCAGGTCAAGAATACAAAGAGCATTATGATTTTTTTGCTTCCACAAGTAAAGCAAGCTCAAACAACCGCATTAGTACGCTTGTGATGTACTTAAACGACGTAGAAGAAGGAGGAGAAACGTATTTTCCAAAGCTTAACTTTTCCGTCACTCCCCAAAAAGGCATGGCCGTTTATTTTGAATACTTTTACCATGATGCCCATTTGAACGAGCAAACGCTTCATGCGGGACTGCCAGTCATTAAAGGAGAAAAGTGGATTGCGACACAGTGGATGAGAAAGCAGCGCTTTCGTTAA